Proteins from one Sarcophilus harrisii chromosome 2, mSarHar1.11, whole genome shotgun sequence genomic window:
- the TINF2 gene encoding TERF1-interacting nuclear factor 2 isoform X2, with the protein MSAPSEAGAAAAAASLRLVAAASWWVVRRRLSVHYPRVLELLEALRTAAPGLVRSRHHARLCLGLRAKVIVEMILEGQSWSLVLDALNYHFPEAGPREYGSKATVRDLKIVEAHEGFCQRVKQLAEDPEDFAIQLQELEQEYGEPFLVALEKLLFEYLCQLEKTLPVLQLQELKEVLGGMQSETLVPLPLALTQYCMDMGWLLQESPLFTAVSGAEPQEQSLLPSPQLEQVFQDPVPVIKSSTPSPQGQDLRKPPEILTGRDFNLAPLGRRQIQANYASARGGHKNRPTVMLFPFRNMCLPVQDVIKHGNNKEREQLVADTAGTMGTRSVPHGKHRNSARSLRGRVQEQNWTSDEPSSEQKENCLDHSLEPLRLPLPAVGAREPVSSPSLCSPVATIGDLVLDSDDEGNGQRGGKPVIKF; encoded by the exons ATGTCCGCCCCCTCGGAAGCCGgcgctgccgctgccgctgcctCACTGCGATTGGTTGCGGCTGCTTCCTGGTGGGTGGTGCGGAGGCGTCTCTCGGTCCACTATCCCCGAGTTCTGGAGCTGCTGGAAGCGCTGAGGACCGCCGCACCCGGGCTGGTCCGCTCCCGACATCACGCGAGGCTCTGCTTGGGGCTACGGGCCAAG GTGATCGTGGAGATGATCTTGGAAGGCCAATCCTGGTCCCTGGTCCTGGATGCCCTAAACTATCATTTCCCAGAGGCTGGCCCACGCGAGTACGGTTCCAAGGCG ACTGTAAGGGATCTGAAGATTGTGGAGGCACACGAGGGCTTTTGCCAACGAGTAAAACAGCTGGCAGAGGATCCTGAAGATTTTGCCATTCAGCTGCAG GAACTAGAACAAGAATATGGGGAACCCTTCTTAGTTGCCCTGGAGAAGTTGTTATTTGAATACCTTTGCCAATTAGAAAAGACACTACCTGTGCTACAGTTGCAAGAG CTTAAGGAAGTATTAGGAGGGATGCAATCTGAAACCTTGGTTCCCCTTCCCCTTGCCCTGACTCAGTATTGCATGGACATGGGGTGGCTACTTCAAG agtcccCTCTTTTTACTGCAGTGAGTGGGGCAGAACCCCAGGAGCAGAGTCTTCTACCTTCTCCCCAACTGGAGCAAGTTTTCCAGGATCCTGTTCCTGTAATCAAATCCAGCACTCCCTCTCCCCAAGGACAGGATTTGAGGAAACCCCCAGAGATTCTCACTGGTCGGGACTTCAACCTGGCACCTCTAGGCCGCCGGCAAATCCAGGCTAATTATGCATCTGCCAGGGGAGGTCATAAGAACCGGCCCACTGTCATGCTCTTCCCATTCCGGAATATGTGCCTTCCAGTCCAAGATGTTATAAAGCATGGGAACAATAAAGAACGTGAGCAGCTTGTGGCAGATACAGCAGGCACTATGGGCACAAGATCAGTCCCTCATGGGAAGCACAGAAATTCAGCTCGTTCCCTCCGAGGGAGGGTTCAGGAACAGAACTGGACTTCTGATGAGCCCTCCTCAGAGCAAAAGGA GAACTGCCTGGATCACTCCCTGGAGCCCTTGAGGTTGCCATTACCTGCTGTTGGGGCCAGGGAGCCAG TGTCTTCCCCATCTCTGTGCAGCCCTGTGGCTACCATAGGGGACTTGGTTCTGGACTCTGATGATGAAGGGAATGGCCAGAGGGGAGGGAAG cCAGTGATTAAATTTTGA
- the TINF2 gene encoding TERF1-interacting nuclear factor 2 isoform X1 has product MSAPSEAGAAAAAASLRLVAAASWWVVRRRLSVHYPRVLELLEALRTAAPGLVRSRHHARLCLGLRAKVIVEMILEGQSWSLVLDALNYHFPEAGPREYGSKATVRDLKIVEAHEGFCQRVKQLAEDPEDFAIQLQELEQEYGEPFLVALEKLLFEYLCQLEKTLPVLQLQELKEVLGGMQSETLVPLPLALTQYCMDMGWLLQESPLFTAVSGAEPQEQSLLPSPQLEQVFQDPVPVIKSSTPSPQGQDLRKPPEILTGRDFNLAPLGRRQIQANYASARGGHKNRPTVMLFPFRNMCLPVQDVIKHGNNKEREQLVADTAGTMGTRSVPHGKHRNSARSLRGRVQEQNWTSDEPSSEQKENCLDHSLEPLRLPLPAVGAREPVSSPSLCSPVATIGDLVLDSDDEGNGQRGGKKFLESYQKTKFGTLIPTFCEYLSPVEQSSVLAQTPSCGQIDPIKTQWLRSL; this is encoded by the exons ATGTCCGCCCCCTCGGAAGCCGgcgctgccgctgccgctgcctCACTGCGATTGGTTGCGGCTGCTTCCTGGTGGGTGGTGCGGAGGCGTCTCTCGGTCCACTATCCCCGAGTTCTGGAGCTGCTGGAAGCGCTGAGGACCGCCGCACCCGGGCTGGTCCGCTCCCGACATCACGCGAGGCTCTGCTTGGGGCTACGGGCCAAG GTGATCGTGGAGATGATCTTGGAAGGCCAATCCTGGTCCCTGGTCCTGGATGCCCTAAACTATCATTTCCCAGAGGCTGGCCCACGCGAGTACGGTTCCAAGGCG ACTGTAAGGGATCTGAAGATTGTGGAGGCACACGAGGGCTTTTGCCAACGAGTAAAACAGCTGGCAGAGGATCCTGAAGATTTTGCCATTCAGCTGCAG GAACTAGAACAAGAATATGGGGAACCCTTCTTAGTTGCCCTGGAGAAGTTGTTATTTGAATACCTTTGCCAATTAGAAAAGACACTACCTGTGCTACAGTTGCAAGAG CTTAAGGAAGTATTAGGAGGGATGCAATCTGAAACCTTGGTTCCCCTTCCCCTTGCCCTGACTCAGTATTGCATGGACATGGGGTGGCTACTTCAAG agtcccCTCTTTTTACTGCAGTGAGTGGGGCAGAACCCCAGGAGCAGAGTCTTCTACCTTCTCCCCAACTGGAGCAAGTTTTCCAGGATCCTGTTCCTGTAATCAAATCCAGCACTCCCTCTCCCCAAGGACAGGATTTGAGGAAACCCCCAGAGATTCTCACTGGTCGGGACTTCAACCTGGCACCTCTAGGCCGCCGGCAAATCCAGGCTAATTATGCATCTGCCAGGGGAGGTCATAAGAACCGGCCCACTGTCATGCTCTTCCCATTCCGGAATATGTGCCTTCCAGTCCAAGATGTTATAAAGCATGGGAACAATAAAGAACGTGAGCAGCTTGTGGCAGATACAGCAGGCACTATGGGCACAAGATCAGTCCCTCATGGGAAGCACAGAAATTCAGCTCGTTCCCTCCGAGGGAGGGTTCAGGAACAGAACTGGACTTCTGATGAGCCCTCCTCAGAGCAAAAGGA GAACTGCCTGGATCACTCCCTGGAGCCCTTGAGGTTGCCATTACCTGCTGTTGGGGCCAGGGAGCCAG TGTCTTCCCCATCTCTGTGCAGCCCTGTGGCTACCATAGGGGACTTGGTTCTGGACTCTGATGATGAAGGGAATGGCCAGAGGGGAGGGAAG AAGTTTCTTGAAAGCTATCAGAAGACGAAGTTTGGCACTCTGATCCCCACCTTCTGCGAATACCTCTCCCCTGTTGAGCAAAGTTCTGTACTTGCCCAGACCCCTTCCTGTGGCCAAATTGACCCTATTAAAACCCAGTGGCTTAGGTCTCTTTGA